A window of the Hypomesus transpacificus isolate Combined female chromosome 22, fHypTra1, whole genome shotgun sequence genome harbors these coding sequences:
- the gpr78a gene encoding G-protein coupled receptor 26, translating into MNLTDILLEAFIVVIAVVSLLSNLLVLLCFSQSAEVRAQVPGIFILNLSFSNILTSILNMPATFLGLATKDSPFGHYFCRAVSFVDTFLTTNAMLSMAALSIDRWIAVVFPLTYASKMRFRDALVIVVYSWLQSLAFSLSALLMSWGGYSDTYASCTIYLSGGQSGEAEFAAFAVFTVVFHATSFVLCLCVLCFTYLKVLRVARFHCKRIDVITVQTLLLLVDIHPSVKQRCLLEQKRRKQRATKKISIFIGSYVLCYAPYVITRLTELFPHVRIDRRWGIATKCLSYGKGACDPFVYSLLRQQYRKVLVNVTHRVLRRDQYPSPGQSTSSTFDTDHEGNIPQPIQLGYMKQVHNFRPTNDK; encoded by the exons ATGAACCTCACGGACATCCTACTGGAAGCTTTCATTGTCGTGATCGCTGTTGTGTCGTTGTTATCGAACTTGTTGGTGCTGCTATGTTTCTCCCAGAGTGCAGAGGTTCGAGCTCAAGTGCCAGGAATCTTTATCCTCAACCTTTCCTTTTCCAACATCCTCACATCCATTTTAAACATGCCAGCTACGTTTCTGGGACTTGCCACAAAGGACAGTCCGTTTGGACACTACTTTTGTCGGGCTGTAAGCTTCGTGGACACTTTTCTCACCACGAACGCGATGTTGAGCATGGCTGCGCTCAGCATCGACAGGTGGATAGCGGTGGTTTTTCCGCTCACTTACGCCAGCAAAATGCGCTTCAGGGACGCGTTAGTGATAGTGGTATATTCCTGGCTCCAGTCCCTCGCCTTCTCCCTCTCGGCTCTGTTGATGTCATGGGGAGGCTACAGCGACACTTACGCTTCGTGCACCATATACCTTAGCGGAGGTCAGAGCGGCGAGGCGGAGTTTGCCGCGTTTGCCGTTTTCACCGTGGTTTTCCACGCTACCAGTTTTGTGCTCTGTCTCTGCGTTCTCTGCTTTACGTACCTAAAGGTTTTGAGAGTGGCACGGTTCCACTGCAAGAGGATAGACGTGATTACCGTGCAAACTCTCTTATTACTGGTTGACATTCATCCAAG TGTGAAACAGAGGTGCCTTTTGGAACAGAAGAGGAGAAAACAGCGAGCCACTAAGAAAATCAGCATTTTCATTGGTTCTTATGTTCTTTGCTACGCACCCTATGTCATAACAAG GTTGACGGAGCTGTTCCCTCACGTACGCATCGACCGCCGGTGGGGCATCGCGACCAAGTGCCTGTCTTACGGCAAAGGCGCGTGCGACCCGTTTGTCTACTCGCTCCTGAGGCAGCAATACAGGAAAGTCCTCGTTAACGTCACCCACCGGGTACTAAGGAGGGACCAGTATCCGTCTCCCGGGCAGAGCACAAGCAGCACCTTCGACACGGACCACGAGGGCAACATACCCCAACCCATACAATTAGGCTACATGAAGCAGGTTCACAACTTCAGACCCACAAATGACAAATAA